A stretch of the Xiphias gladius isolate SHS-SW01 ecotype Sanya breed wild chromosome 21, ASM1685928v1, whole genome shotgun sequence genome encodes the following:
- the id1 gene encoding DNA-binding protein inhibitor ID-1 — MKVVGSTCALKSKVGSEDVVRCLSDQSLAISKCKIPLLDEQMSVFLQDMNSCYSKLKELVPTLPTNKKASKVEILQHVIDYIWDLQVELDEPEKSRQHSASGVPRTPLTTLNAELASISVENGCSDDRIMCR, encoded by the exons ATGAAGGTTGTCGGATCTACCTGCGCCCTGAAGAGCAAGGTCGGCAGCGAGGACGTGGTGCGCTGCCTGTCCGACCAGAGCCTGGCCATCTCCAAGTGCAAGATCCCGCTGCTGGACGAGCAAATGAGCGTCTTCCTGCAGGACATGAACAGCTGCTACAGCAAGCTGAAGGAGCTCGTGCCCACGCTGCCCACCAACAAGAAGGCCAGCAAAGTGGAGATCCTGCAGCACGTCATCGATTACATCTGGGACCTGCAGGTCGAGCTGGACGAGCCGGAGAAGAGCCGCCAGCACTCCGCCAGCGGCGTCCCCCGCACACCGCTGACCACCCTGAACGCAGAGCTCGCCAGCATCTCAGTGGAG AACGGCTGCTCAGATGACAGGATTATGTGCCGCTAA
- the ncoa3 gene encoding LOW QUALITY PROTEIN: nuclear receptor coactivator 3 (The sequence of the model RefSeq protein was modified relative to this genomic sequence to represent the inferred CDS: substituted 1 base at 1 genomic stop codon): MSGVGDNSLDPLCSDRKRKLSTCDTPGLGCDKRRREQESKYIEELAELISANLSNIDSFNVKPDKCAILKETVRQIRQIKEQGKSSCSDDDVQKADVSSTGQGVIDKDHLGPLLLQALDGFLFVVNREGSIVFVSDNVTQYLQYKQEELINTSVYNIIHDEDREEFHKNLPKSNAPNGASWGGEAPRQKSHTFNCRMLVNFVHGQSHGLSEERPGSQRYETMQCFALTQPRAMMEEGEDLQSCMICVARRITAVERTERFSTRHELSGKLIEIEQQGSLHTTMRPGWEDLVRRCMQMFLSRIEGQPWSYKRHYQDALHNGHAETPLYRFSLSDGTPVTAQTRSDLCRNPNTNEPNSFLSTHLLQRGRNGYSXKGERGGMRPQTLSVNNPNQQMNMGQGGIMGMNRGYGMAEQGNMSQRGIPPYAAGNRMNPMNQMNQMNPINQMNPMHQMNNMGQMNQLNQMNSMHPMNSMNQMGPMNHMNQMGHHGMHQQQHQHQQMGQFHGGGSGPGGGGYGIGMTSPPQASPGINGPPHNVMGSPRVRGSPKMGASPFSPGGMNSPMSSSHPGNSGGGGGGGTSFSSSSLNALQAISEGVGNPMPSPLTSPPPHKPDSSPSINSTNQAAGGPCKPGLQAYSDSKSPGSSLGTGGEQPSQQHPHTATSEGPPDKPDSQASRETGPTGGESSRRVPDSKCHKKLLQLLTSPTDELVPPNHTSSSGPSSTPEAKDGTAGVTSPSSSTGVSSSTGGNHGLVSSSGGTGHLTSQSLQEKHKILHKLLQNGNTPDEVARITAEATGKSSLDSESGPAAPGGVRGSESKQEQHSPKKEKPHALLHYLLNKDDSKEGGDIKPKLEELEGRGAQGAGVTSSDPHCMDGKVKLEPSDETETLETILGVPRNKSGFYPEPDSRAGKEVGNKQGNMPDSVHDGEKGPMPPVQRSAYQRALSMDTKPMGGEGAVGGGLAGRRNVPCPTLIKQENMDAPIRPNGFPGGMSVCPPRGNPTRGMGRGMGMPQRPPMAGPAEWGMPRSSGSPVAGPGHPGMGRSGPMGGPMINRSNSVPGNTRSMLQQQLMEMGTNEANMSMSPFGGHGPPPQSPSWPDPAMGMERPQSNTNRDQFVHPLDELLGPLANSEGPNDERALLDQLDSLLNTADVIALQEIDRALGIPEIVGQTQGPEGHQQGQDQGQGQCPPSEPFPGPDSSIGMDQKPMYGQGYPGPPGPPTMGMQPGYGGNTMQGQSPGGFNPMMNQMGQSGGFPVMAGMGGMGNPRANMVRPRMMATKPLRLQLQQRLQGQQFMNQTRQGMKMENAPGGNPAMRPGMQPGMQPAGMGGQPGFLNAQMMAQRSREMMTMQMRRQRMMLLMQQQQGQGQGAAGGFSPPPNVTAPGGMDNPMGGPPLNQPGQQGFNYGGNYGMNQQGDPSFMAPASSPSGNMMQGRMGGPPQNTMMPGMQGNPQGGPMYPSGAMKGWPQGGMPRNNSYPQQQFPQQGSQGQFGPMMINNSMGGPGPVSGGSAGQMGQMPGQMQGQMGMNPMGMGRMPMGPDQKYC; this comes from the exons ATGAGTGGCGTAGGAGACAACTCGTTGGACCCGCTTTGCTCTGACCGCAAACGTAAACTGTCAACCTGTGACACACCAGGTTTAGG GTGTGACAAGCGTCGGAGGGAACAGGAGAGCAAGTACATCGAGGAGCTGGCTGAGCTCATCTCTGCCAACCTCTCCAACATCGACAGCTTCAACGTCAAGCCTGACAAATGTGCCATCCTCAAGGAGACCGTGAGGCAGATCAGACAAATCAAAGAGCAAG GAAAAAGCTCTTGCAGTGATGATGATGTCCAGAAGGCGGATGTGTCCTCCACTGGTCAGGGGGTCATTGACAAGGACCATCTGGGGCCACTGCTCCTGCAG gccttGGATGGCTTTCTGTTTGTGGTGAACCGAGAGGGCAGCATAGTATTTGTGTCAGACAATGTGACCCAGTACCTGCAGTACAAGCAGGAGGAGCTGATCAACACCAGTGTATACAACATCATCCACgatgaggacagggaggagtTTCACAAGAATCTACCCAAGTCCAATG CACCAAATGGGGCATCGTGGGGTGGAGAGGCACCCCGACAGAAGAGTCACACCTTCAACTGTCGTATGCTGGTGAACTTTGTTCATGGTCAGAGTCATGGTTTGTCAGAAGAGAGGCCTGGAAGCCAGCGCTATGAGACCATGCAGTGTTTTGCCCTCACCCAGCCCCGGGCTAtgatggaggagggagaag ATTTGCAGTCATGTATGATCTGTGTGGCACGACGCATCACTGCAgtagagagaacagagaggttTAGCACTCGCCATGAACTGTCTG GAAAACTGATTGAAATTGAACAGCAGGGCTCTCTTCACACCACTATGCGCCCAGGCTGGGAGGACCTGGTGAGGCGCTGCATGCAGATGTTCCTCAGTCGCATCGAGGGACAACCCTGGTCCTACAAACGTCACTATCAAGATG CTCTCCATAACGGCCATGCGGAGACCCCACTCTACCGCTTCTCACTCTCTGATGGCACCCCAGTCACAGCCCAGACCAGGAGTGACCTCTGCAGGAATCCCAACACCAATGAACCGAACTCTTTCCTGTCCACACACTTGCTACAAAG ggggagGAATGGTTATTCgtgaaaaggagagagaggaggcatgAGGCCTCAAACCTTGAGTGTCAACAACCCCAACCAACAGATGAACATGGGCCAAGGAGGCATTATGGGTATGAACAGGGGCTACGGTATGGCCGAACAGGGCAACATGTCACAAAGAGGAATACCTCCGTATGCTGCGGGTAACCGCATGAATCCCATGAACCAGATGAATCAAATGAATCCCATCAATCAGATGAATCCCATGCATCAGATGAACAACATGGGTCAAATGAATCAGCTGAATCAAATGAATTCCATGCATCCAATGAACTCAATGAACCAAATGGGGCCAATGAACCATATGAATCAGATGGGCCACCATGGCatgcatcagcagcagcaccaacaTCAGCAGATGGGTCAATTCCATGGAGGAGGAAGTGGACCTGGAGGTGGAGGGTACGGAATAGGAATGACCAGCCCACCCCAGGCCAGTCCAGGGATTAATGGCCCCCCACACAATGTCATGGGTTCACCCAGGGTCCGAGGAAGTCCCAAGATGGGTGCTAGCCCCTTCTCTCCGGGTG GTATGAACTCTCCCATGAGCTCCAGTCACCCTGGTAActctggaggtggaggaggaggaggtacctccttctccagcagctccttgAATGCCCTCCAAGCCATTAGTGAGGGAGTGGGCAATCCGATGCCCTCCCCActcacctctcctccccctcacaAGCCTGACAGTTCCCCAAGCATCAACTCCACCAACCAGGCAGCAGGGGGACCATGTAAACCAGGCCTCCAAGCCTACTCCGACTCCAAGAGCCCAGGCAGCTCACTGGGGACTGGAGGAGAGCAGCCGTCTCAGCAGCACCCACACACCGCCACCAGCGAGGGCCCTCCTGACAAGCCAGACAGCCAGGCCAGCAGAGAAACAGGTCCCACTGGGGGAGAATCCAGTCGACGGGTCCCTGACAGCAAATGCCACAAGAAGCTTCTGCAGCTCCTTACCTCTCCTACAGATGAGCTTGTGCCACCTAATCACACATCAAGCTCTGGACCCAGCTCCACACCTGAGGCTAAAGATGGAACAGCGGGTGTCACCAGCCCCTCCTCCTCAACAGGAGTGTCCTCCTCTACGGGCGGAAATCATGGCCTTGTGTCTTCCTCGGGTGGTACAGGACATTTAACAAGTCAGTCACTGCAGGAGAAGCACAAGATCCTCCACAAGCTCCTCCAGAATGGAAACACTCCCGATGAGGTAGCCCGCATCACAGCTGAGGCCACTGGGAAGAGCAGCTTGGATTCAGAGTCTGGGCCTGCAGCCCCTGGAGGGGTTAGGGGATCAGAATCGAAACAGGAGCAGCACAGCCCTAAGAAGGAGAAGCCTCACGCCCTCCTTCACTACCTCCTCAATAAGGACGACTCTAAAGAAGGTGGTGATATCAAGCCaaagctggaggagctggaggggaGAGGAGCACAGGGGGCAGGGGTCACTAGCTCCGACCCCCACTGCATGGATGGAAAGGTCAAGTTGGAGCCATCTGATgaa ACGGAGACCCTGGAGACTATTCTCGGTGTCCCAAGGAACAAATCTGGCTTCTACCCTGAACCAGACTCCAGAGCAGGGAAGGAAGTGGGAAACAAACAAGGAAATATGCCTGACAGTGTACATG atggGGAGAAAGGCCCCATGCCTCCAGTTCAGCGTAGTGCCTATCAAAGAGCCTTGTCCATGGATACCAAGCCCATGGGTGGAGAGGGAGCAGTAGGAGGTGGCCTGGCTGGGAGAAGGAATGTCCCCTGTCCCACATTGATCAAACAGGAGAACATGGATGCTCCGATCCGACCCAATGGATTTCCTGGAggcatgagtgtgtgtccaCCACGGGGCAATCCAACAA GAGGTATGGGCAGAGGTATGGGAATGCCCCAGCGCCCTCCAATGGCAGGGCCAGCAGAGTGGGGGATGCCGAGGTCCAGCGGCAGCCCTGTGGCCGGACCAGGGCACCCAGGCATGGGTCGCTCTGGCCCAATGGGAGGACCCATGATTAACCGCTCCAACAGTGTACCTGGAAACACTAGGTCTATGCTGCAGCAGCAACTCATGGAAATGG GTACCAATGAAGCCAATATGAGTATGAGCCCGTTTGGTGGACATGGACCACCACCTCAGTCCCCCTCCTGGCCAGACCCTGCCATGGGAATGGAAAGACCACAGAGTAACACAAACAG GGACCAGTTTGTACACCCCCTGGATGAGCTGCTGGGGCCCTTGGCCAATAGCGAGGGCCCGAATGATGAACGCGCACTTCTGGACCAGCTGGACTCTCTGCTCAACACCGCTGATGTCATTGCTCTGCAGGAGATAGACCGAGCCCTAGGAATCCCTGAAATAGTAGGCCAG ACCCAGGGACCTGAAGGTCACCAGCAGGGCCAGGATCAAGGTCAGGGTCAGTGCCCACCATCAGAGCCTTTCCCGGGGCCAGACTCCTCCATAGGAATGGACCAAAAACCCATGTATGGCCAGGGCTACCCCGGGCCCCCAGGGCCCCCCACCATGGGCATGCAGCCTGGTTATGGCGGCAACACAATGCAAGGCCAGTCTCCCGGAGGCTTCAACCCAATGATGAATCAGATGGGCCAATCAGGGGGCTTCCCTGTCATGGCGGGCATGGGCGGTATGGGCAACCCCCGGGCAAACATGGTGAGACCTCGCATGATGGCCACCAAGCCTCTCCGACTGCAGCTACAGCAGAGACTGCAAGGGCAGCAG TTTATGAACCAGACCCGACAAGGCATGAAGATGGAAAATGCCCCCGGAGGAAACCCTGCCATGCGCCCAGGCATGCAACCTGGCATGCAACCTGCAGGCATGGGTGGTCAG CCTGGTTTCCTAAATGCCCAGATGATGGCTCAGCGCAGCAGGGAGATGATGACCATGCAGATGCGGAGGCAGCGGATGATGTTGCTgatgcaacagcagcaggggCAGGGGCAGGGAGCAGCGGGAGGCTTCAGCCCTCCTCCAAATGTCACTGCACCAGGAGGCATGGACAACCCCATGGGAGGCCCCCCCTTGAACCAACCTGGACAGCAGGGCTTCAACTATGGAGGTAACTATG GGATGAACCAGCAGGGAGACCCATCATTCATGGCTCCAGCCAGCAGCCCATCTGGAAACATGATGCAAGGACGAATGGGCGGCCCTCCTCAGAACACCATGATGCCAGGGATGCAGGGAAACCCACAGGGAGGGCCCATGTACCCGTCTGGAGCTATGAAGGGTTGGCCACAGGGCGGCATGCCACGCAACAA CTCATACCCCCAGCAACAATTCCCCCAGCAGGGCAGCCAGGGCCAGTTTGGACCCATGATGATAAACAACTCCATGGGTGGACCTGGGCCTGTCAGTGGGGGCAGTGCAGGACAGATGGGCCAAATGCCAGGACAGATGCAGGGCCAAATGGGCATGAACCCCATGGGAATGGGTAGAATGCCAATGGGACCTGATCAG aAGTATTGTTGA